The DNA sequence GAGATCCCCCAGCCGGTGCAGTATATATTTTGTGCTTTTTTGACGATGTCGCAGAAGAGAGTGATCTTGTCCTGAGAGAGCTGATTCCACGTGTCGTCTAGATTGGCGTGTTCCATTTGGTGGATTTTATCGGGAAGGTCGTTCTCATCGTTCATCACCCGATTCAGCCTTGCTGCCGGATTTACCTGCTCTAAAACGGCTTCTTTTAGTGCTTCTTTCAGATCCGCGTATCCCTCGAACCCCAAGACCCTGGCTACCCTCACCATCTGGGCCTTTGATACCTCCAGACGGTCAGCCACGTCTCCTATAGATATGAAAGCCGCTTCCCTCATGTGGGTCAAGAGGTATTCCACTACCCTTCGTGCCTTGGTAGGCATGTTGTCAAGATGGGACCTCAATAGGTCCTGTAACTGTTGAGTCTCCAAAAAAACACCTCCATCCGAAGAAACTTGTACCCTAGTACAGTTTAAGACGAAAGGATAGTTTAGTCAATTCTCTCGGTCGAAACAACGAAACCGCCGTTTGGTCAGAATGTTCTCGTTTTCGTCGAGTCAATCCAACAGTGCCGATATCAGTTTCTCTATCTTTTCAACCTCTTTTTCGGTAATACGTCTATTTTTATACCAGTATTCTGCACACGAGTTACGGTCAAAGATCTCCTCCAGGTAGATTCTCTCCCCTCCCGAGTCACCCCCTGAGGGGATCAGCGACCCCGGGTCCACCTTCAGTATGTTGCCTAGCTTCCCGAGCAATTTTATCGAGGGTGTCTTTCTGTTGCCCTCGAGAGCTTGAACGTAGGTTCTGCTTATATCTGCTCTTTCAGCCAGCTCTAACTGGGTCATCCCGAGACTTTCCCTGAGCAGTTTTATCCTGAGGCCGGTGCTTCTAATTGTTGGTCTCTCCCTTCTGGGTTTCCTCCGCAATGTAGGAGTGATACGCCTCGTCGAAGAAGTCATATTCCAGCTGCATGGCTCTTCTGTAATGACACCGAGCTCTCTCATGATTTGTTCCGTGACGGTTTACCAGTTCCGCCAGGGTGTTCGTCAGGATTCTGAACGATTCGGAGGAGTAGGTGTCGATCCATTCCATATAGCGTGATCTGGAATGGTCCCCTCGCTTCAGCTCGGTTCCTAAAAAAAGGTACAACGCATCACAGGGAAGTGTAGCCGCTGCTATGTCTCCGATCCCTTCCGTGGCCGCTACCCTCAGCAGGAAATCGACGTAGTTGGACGTAGCCTTGGAAGGATAGCAGTTTAGGGGAAATCCCCATTTTTTCGAGTAGGCTCCATGGAGCTTCAATTCCTCGAAGACACCGTTGAGGAGGGAGACGAATACCTCCATGGTCTCATCGTCTTGGCTTTTGGATATCCCGAAGGCGAACGCCTTTGCGTATGCTTTGAGATAGAAGGAGTCTTGGGAGAGGTAACCTTGGAAGGTCTCCAACTTCAGAGATCCCGTTTTGAGTCCTCGTATGAAAGGATGATCCAGACAGGCTAGAGCTACGTCCATGTTTTCGTCAAAAAGGACCGTTGATAATTCGACCATAAATCGACAAATCCCCTTTTTTTTAGAGTTTTGGTGTGCTTAGAATGACTCTAACCGAACCTTCCGTTCTTGCCAAGCCTTTTATCCCGTGTGATAATCTTCGTCGGATGAAAAGATCTGTAGACGTCGCTGAGAGGAATGGTATCCTATGGATTTTAGAGAATTGGAGACTTTTATAGCTATAGTGGAAAAGGGCAGCATCTCCGCTGCGGCTGCCGCCCTAGGCGTCTCCCAGCCTGCGGTGAGTAAGAGGGTTGCCAGGCTCGAAAAAGAGATGGGAGCGACGCTGTTTGCCAAGGGGCACAAACATTCGAGTCTGACTTCTGAGGGGTCGGTTTTCTACAAGTCCGCTCTGAGGATGCTGGACTGTCGAAAAAAGACGAAGCTTCAGATAGCCGAGATCTCCGAGGAGCTTTACGGCTCGGTCACGATAAGCGCCAGCTCGATCCCCGGAGATTACATCCTCCCCGCTTTTCTCGTAGAGTTTATCGAACGCCATCCGGGGGTGGACGTAAAGGTCCGAGTCGGAGATTCCCAGACTGCGCTAGAAGATCTGTCTGTTCATAAGGCCGATCTGGCCATCGTCGGCACCGACCGTTCTTTGCCTGGATTCTCCAGCGTTCCTTTTCTGAACGACGAACTTGTGCTGGTGGTGGGCAGAAGACATCCTCTTGCTACGAAAAAGAGCGTCGGACTGGGGGAGCTTGCCTCGTTGAAGTTGGCCGGCAGGAGTTCGGGATCGGGAACCAGACAGATATGGGAGAGGGCTTACAGATCCGTAGAGGCTGGGTCGAAGGATATTCCTCTGCAATTCGGTCACGCTTTGGCCGTGGTCAATGCAGTAGCCAGCGGCGCCGAGGCAGGCGTGGTGTCCCGGGTGGCGGCGGAAACCAACCCAGATGTGGCTGTAGTCGCGTTCGATCCTCCGGTCAGGAGGCCTTTCTACATGGTTTACGGTCTATGCGAGACCAAGGCGGTGGAGTCTTTGGTGTCCTTCCTGATGGAAAAAGCGGAGAGCAGAGAGGTCTGACGATGGAGAACGAAGCGTTGAAAAAGGTAAGATCCTTTCTCGAGTCCAAGGGCTACGACGGAACGATACATCATACCGACGATACCATATTTACGGTGGAGGACGCCTCCAGGGCAGTAGGAGCTCCTCCGGAGGAGATATTGAAGAGCCTAATCTTCATGGTAAGCGGCGATCCTGTTTTGATATTGATGTCCGGTGATAACAGGGTCGACCCCAAGAGGATCGCCTCGATCATGGGAACAGCCAACTCGAAGGTTAAGATGGCTCAGCCGGATTACGTTTATTCCAATTTCGGCTATAAGGTGGGAGGTGTCCCTCCCGTAGGGTATCTGCCGTCTCTTACTGCTCTGGTGGACGAGGAGCTTAGTAGGTTTGACGTAGTCTGGGCCGCTGCCGGTACTGATCACGACTTCTTTCCTATTTCGCCTGAGCTCCTGTTGGAGTATACGGAGGGGAGAATGGTGTCCTTGAAAAAATAGTATCGTCCATATAGAAAAGACGAGGGGGATTTCCCCCCTCGTCTGCGAGGTCAGCTTCTTCTTTCCGGGATAAGTGCCTCGAAAGCGTTTATGTCCCTTCTGTTGAAGTGCTGGGAGTATATCGGTTTCAGAAACAGCTCGATGTTTCTCATGGCGATTGCCTCCATGATGTGACCGCCTATCACCTGATGGTCCGGGGAGCTGAAGACTCCGTGGAGATGGGGATACATCCCGTCTCTCCTGAAGCTTATGTCTCCCGAGAGAGAGATTAGCTCCATCGTTCCGTCGTAATTTTTCTTGAGATATTCTTTTCCGGTAAACCATCCGAAGGTTACGGATGAGACCATTCCTAGTCCGGAAATTACTACGGCGGAGTCTACGTTGCTTCCCCGGCAGGCCGTGACGATGCAACCGTGAAGGTTTTCCCCGTCCTCTATGTGAAGCGCCAGGAGTTCCTCCGTTCCACAGTACTGCATTATCTCGCCCCCTTTTTTTATCTCGTGCCCTTTGATCGGTTCCTCCTGTCTTTATTGTACTATATAGAGAGCGTTTTCCCAAAAGTATTCAAGTCGTATCTTTCTATGGAGGGTCTCCATGTCTTCTTATCTCGGTATTGTAGCGGTGTTCGTTGTGGGAATAGCGGCGGGGTTTTTGAACGTTACGGCGGGAGGAGGGAGCCTGTTGAGCTTGCCTATGTTGGTTTTTACGGGACTTCCTCTTCCTGTCGCCAACGCCACTAACCGTATCTCCATATTTTTTCAGAACACTGTGGCCACCACGAAGTTTTACCGGTCGGGTGCTCTTTCCGTCCGGGAGGCGTTGTCTTTAACCGTCCCTGCCACGTTAGGATCTGTGGTCGGCACATCTTTGGCTATAGAGCTGAATCCTAAAGTCCTTCAGATTTCCATATCGATTTTAATATCCGTTATGGCTTTTTTTCTTCTGTTCAAGCCGTCCATGTGGGAGAAGGAGAGGCGTAGGGATGTTCCCAGGCCTGTTTTGTTTCTCATCTTCTTTGGAATAGGGGTTTACGGTGGGTTCGTTCAGGCAGGAGTGGGGTTCATCTTCCTTTGGGCCCTTTCCGGGGTTGTCGGTCACGATCTCCTTCGGTCAAACGCCCTCAAGGTCGCGGTTATCCTGTCCTATACGTCCATCAGCGTTGCTATGTTCGCAGCGAAGGGATTGCTGGATCTTAAGGTCGGTCTGGTGCTTGCCTGTGGTTCCATGCTCGGCGGTTATTTAGGGGCTCGTTTTGCCGTGTCCAAGGGTAGTTGTTGGATTCGATGGATGGTTGTTGGTGCGGTTATCGTAAGTGCTTTCAAGATGATGTTTCAGGCTCTTTCCGCTTGAGACAGGAAAAGATACGAGGCCGACCTCAAGGTCGGCCTCGTATCATCTTTGACAGAATATGTATTCCTGTAACTCCGTTCCGGAGAGTCCTGCTCCTATGGCCACAGAAAGTTTCAGACGAGCTTTTTCGGGAGACAGATCTCCTCCGTTTAATACCCCCATTTCGAAGAGTCGACTGGCGGATCCCTCGAAACAATATCTATCGACGACCCTACCGGCCGAACATCTCGAGGTAAGCAGAACCGGCACCGATGATCTTACCAGTGCCTTGACTGAGGGAATCCAGCCGGGGAATATATTTCCGTTTCCGAAAGCGGCTAAAACGACCCCGTCGGGGAGGTTGTCGGAAGACATGGTCAAGGCTGCCAACAGACGCTCCCCGCCTCCCAGAGACGCCTGAATCAGCTCGACTCCTTTCGCCGGTGTCACGCCTTCGATTATCTTCCCTCTCTTCGGCGCTCTCCGTAGCATCACGTCCTCGCCGATAATCTCTCCAACCGGTCCCCTGTCCAAAGCGACGAATCCACTTCTCCTGTAGTTGCTTTCCTGAGTTATCTCGGAAGCGGCGAAGATACAGTCTTGTATACACACCAAGACCCCCGCACCCCAGCACGCCTGAGATCTGGCGGATAGGAGCGCTTGGTATAGGTTTACGGAGGAGTCCGTCCCTATTACGTCCGATGGATAGGTCGCGCCGGTGAATATAACCGGTTGCGGATAGGCCCACATAAGATCGGCCAGGTATGCCATCTCCTCGATGGTGTCTGTGCCGCAGGTGATGACGATTCCCTGTATTCCGTCTATCACCAGCTTGTTCAGTATATCCATTAGGTCGGAGGTCATGCGTATGGAATAATGGCTGCTGGCCTGGTGACTCCAATCTACCAGATGGATTTCCTCGGCCATTTCCGGAGGCAGCCATTGCAGCATCTCCTCCGCCGTGACCTCTGGAGTATGGCCGTTTTTGCGTTCGGAGTAACGCATTCCGATCTCTCCTCCGGCCATCACCAACGCTATTTTACCCCGATTAGGCAAGGTAAAAGCCTCCTGCCCTAATATCCAAGGTCTTCGCCTACCAGGATGACGTGGGATTCCCGTCCCATGGTCGGGTTTTCCATTATCAGTAGAGCCCTACATACCGTTTTGGGAACGGGGCAACCTATGTGATACCCCAGCTTGGCACAGGGAACGTCCAATCCGAGTCTGATGGCGTTCATCGGAGTGGCTACGTCTCTTACCCTTTGCATGGCCGATTCAACGTCTTTGCAGACCTTGTTTATCCCCACGACGTAGATTATCTTTCCTCCGGTCCAGCACATGCCGGCCAGCCTGTTGCCGGTGCCATCGATGTTCACCATCTTCCCGTCTATGGTCACGGCGTTTGTGCTGGTAAGAAATACATCGCTTGACAGCTCGTCCTTTAGTTTCTGTTTTTTCCCCTCGGCGGTCAAAGAAGGATCCCAGTGATGGTGCACCGTGTGTCCCTTTTTCTCTAAGGCCTCAAAGGCTCCTATCTCCCTTATGGTTACGGTACCAGGCACCCCTACGGATGCGCCCTCGGGGATGAGTTTAAGCACCGCTTTCAGCGCTTCTTCCTTAGTGCTTACGTATGCGGCTCCATAGCCGCGTCCCTCCAGAGCTTTGACGATCGTAGTTCCCAGACGATTTTTCCACTCTGTCCGGATGTCGTCGAAAGCGGATGCCTGTTTTTCGCTCATGAATCCATACCTCCCAAATATCTGGTTTAGTCTCATCTCTGACGATAATGGCAGAGTTTCAAGTAAAAGTCCAGTCTCGTAGGAGGTGTCAAGGTCTATAGCTTGACACTTTCCGGAGGCCGTTCTATACTATGACGTCTCGTCGGGAGGGGTTGCCGTGGGTGCCGATAAGCTTGACAGAAGATTCTATATAGCAGGTCTTTACGATCTTTACGGCCCGGTTCTCACCGAGAAGCAGAGGCGGATATACGAGATGCACGATCTTCAGGATCTGTCTCTCTCGGAGATCTCCGACGAGCTGGGGATAAGTCGTCAGGGTATATCGGATCAGCTACAGAGGGCTAGAGACCGTCTGGAAGAACTGGAGAATATCTTGGGATTTTTCGAAAGATCGGCGGCTTGGGATAGAGTCTACGCCGATGTGCTGAGTTTGATCGATTTGGAAAAGGACCGTCTGCCCTCGGATTTCATCTCTGAGATTCGGGCGATCCTCTCCGAAGTTGATTAGAGCGGCGAAGGGAGAGATTTGACCGTGTTCGACGCCCTGAAGGAAAGGCTTGACGGCGTTTTTGGTAAACTCAAGGGAAAAGGTAAGCTGACCGAGGGAGACGTACAGGAAGCCCTTCGGGAAGTCCGTAGAGCTCTCTTGGAGGCGGACGTCAACTACAAGGTCGTCAAGGGACTGGTCGATAACATCCGTCGAAGGGCTATGGAGAGGTCCGTCCTGGATTCCATTACCCCGGGACAGCAGGTAGTGGCGGTTGTCTACGAGGAACTGATGGATCTCATGGGCTCCGAGCCCAAACCTTTGACCATATCGCCTAAACCTCCGACCTTGATGATGATGGTAGGACTTCAGGGTGGAGGTAAGACCACCAGCACCGTGAAGTTAGCCAAACGACTGAGTAAGGGACATAAACCACTTGTCGTGGCATGTGACCTTCGGCGACCCGCTGCGGTCGATCAGCTCAGGGTCCTAGCCGAGTCCGCCGGAGTAGGATTTTACGGTCCGGAAAAAGGGGAGTCGGACGTCCTCAACGTGATAGACGGAGCGTTGTGTTATGCCAGAGATAGATTGATGGACGTTATTCTCTTCGATACCGCCGGTCGTTTGACGGTGGACGATGAGATGATGGCAGAGCTGGACGCTATGAAGGCCAGGATAGCCCCTCACGAGATTCTTCTGGTCGTGGATGCCATGACCGGGCAGGAGGCCGTATCGGTATCGGAGGCTTTCCACAGTAGGATGGACCTTAGCGGAGTAGTTCTCAGCAAGGTCGACGGCGACGCAAGAGGAGGAGCGGCTTTGGCCGTTCTTGCTACTACCGGAGTGCCCATCAAGTTCGCCGGTGTCGGAGAGGGAATAGACGCCCTGGAGGTCTTCGACGCTAAACGTATGGCGGAACGCATAATGGGTATGGGAGACGTCGTAGGATTGGTGGAGAAGATAGAGCAGGCCACCAGCGAGGAGGACGTCAAGAGACTTTCCTCGTCTCTAAAGAAGAACAAACTGGACTTCGACGATCTTCTGGCTCAATTCGAGCAGATCGAGAAGATGGGCCCTCTGGATAAGGTTATGGAGATGATCCCGGGAGCCGACAAGATAAAGGAACTGAAGGACGGGGAGATGGACCCCCGTAGAATCGCCAGGATGAAGGCCATAATCCAGTCCATGACGCCGGAGGAACGTAGAAGTCCTGCGGTGATCAAGGGAAGCCGAAGGCGAAGAATAGCCCAGGGATCGGGAACTACCGTTCAGATGGTGAACCAACTCTTGAAGCAACAGAGTCAGATGAACGATCTTTGGAAGAAAATGGGCAAGGGGAAGGGACGAAAGAAGTTTCAGATGCCGAAGCTCAAGGGGTTCGGCGGTCTCTTCAATTAAATAAAGTCACTCACGAGGCATGAAACCGGTTACCCGGTTCTATGACGTATCTATATCAGGAGGTGTTTCTAGACATGGCAGTACGTATTCGTCTCGCCCGTCACGGGCGTAAAAAGGCTCCTTTCTATCGTTTGGTGGTAGCGGACTCCAGAAGTCCCAGAGACGGTCGTTTCATCGAGCAGCTTGGTACCTACAATCCTATGACCGAACCATCGGAGATAACCATCGACGGCGACAAGGCGGTCAAATGGCTTCAGCAGGGAGCTATCCCTTCCGATACGGCCAGAGGACTTCTCAAGAAGACTGGAGTTTGGGAGAAGTTCGTCGAGAGCAAAGGCAAGGCGGAGTAGTCGTGCCTGATTACGGTGCCCTGGTCGAGTATGTCGCTCGGGCCTTGGTCACGAAACCCGAGATGGTTCAGGTGTCATCTCAGACGGTGGAGGATGGCACCGTGAAGGTTCTGGTGGAAGTCGATTCCGACGATATAGGTCGTATGATCGGTCGTAGGGGGGCAACCATCAACGCTATTCGTCAGGTAGTACGGGCCGCTGCCGTCAAGTCCAGCGAGCGGGTCGACGTGGACGTTAGGGAGGATTAACGGTGAAGGGCGACGACCTCGTTGAAGTAGGAAAAATAATAGCTCCTCACGGGGTCAAGGGTGAGTTTAAGGTTTTCCCTCTTACCGATTTTCCCGATCGTTTCGAATCCATGGATGAGTTGGATCTGTACGACGGCAACGGGCGGTTCATCAAGACCGTCCCTATATCCTCGGTTAGATTCAGACCGGATAAGGGCGAGGTTATGATTACCTCCCCGAAAATACGGGACAGAGACGAGGCGGAAGCTCTGAGAGGCATGTTGGTAAAGGTCTCCAAGGACCAACGCAGGGATCTGCCTGAAGGCGAGTACTGGATAGACGATCTCATCGGTCTATCCGTAATCGACGAAGGATCGGGCGAGACTATAGGTACTCTGTGCGATGTCATGGTTACCGGGGGATCGGACGTCTATACGGTTAAACGCCCGGATGGACGAGACATGATGATCCCCGCTGTAGGAGTGTACGTCTCTTCCGTGGATATCGCTTCTGGGGTCCTCAAGGTAAAGAACATTGAGGGTCTTAGAGATCTATGAAAGTAACGGTGA is a window from the Dethiosulfovibrio russensis genome containing:
- a CDS encoding helix-turn-helix domain-containing protein — its product is MRRKPRRERPTIRSTGLRIKLLRESLGMTQLELAERADISRTYVQALEGNRKTPSIKLLGKLGNILKVDPGSLIPSGGDSGGERIYLEEIFDRNSCAEYWYKNRRITEKEVEKIEKLISALLD
- a CDS encoding TenA family protein, encoding MVELSTVLFDENMDVALACLDHPFIRGLKTGSLKLETFQGYLSQDSFYLKAYAKAFAFGISKSQDDETMEVFVSLLNGVFEELKLHGAYSKKWGFPLNCYPSKATSNYVDFLLRVAATEGIGDIAAATLPCDALYLFLGTELKRGDHSRSRYMEWIDTYSSESFRILTNTLAELVNRHGTNHERARCHYRRAMQLEYDFFDEAYHSYIAEETQKGETNN
- a CDS encoding LysR family transcriptional regulator, with product MDFRELETFIAIVEKGSISAAAAALGVSQPAVSKRVARLEKEMGATLFAKGHKHSSLTSEGSVFYKSALRMLDCRKKTKLQIAEISEELYGSVTISASSIPGDYILPAFLVEFIERHPGVDVKVRVGDSQTALEDLSVHKADLAIVGTDRSLPGFSSVPFLNDELVLVVGRRHPLATKKSVGLGELASLKLAGRSSGSGTRQIWERAYRSVEAGSKDIPLQFGHALAVVNAVASGAEAGVVSRVAAETNPDVAVVAFDPPVRRPFYMVYGLCETKAVESLVSFLMEKAESREV
- a CDS encoding YbaK/EbsC family protein gives rise to the protein MENEALKKVRSFLESKGYDGTIHHTDDTIFTVEDASRAVGAPPEEILKSLIFMVSGDPVLILMSGDNRVDPKRIASIMGTANSKVKMAQPDYVYSNFGYKVGGVPPVGYLPSLTALVDEELSRFDVVWAAAGTDHDFFPISPELLLEYTEGRMVSLKK
- a CDS encoding PPC domain-containing DNA-binding protein, encoding MQYCGTEELLALHIEDGENLHGCIVTACRGSNVDSAVVISGLGMVSSVTFGWFTGKEYLKKNYDGTMELISLSGDISFRRDGMYPHLHGVFSSPDHQVIGGHIMEAIAMRNIELFLKPIYSQHFNRRDINAFEALIPERRS
- a CDS encoding sulfite exporter TauE/SafE family protein is translated as MSSYLGIVAVFVVGIAAGFLNVTAGGGSLLSLPMLVFTGLPLPVANATNRISIFFQNTVATTKFYRSGALSVREALSLTVPATLGSVVGTSLAIELNPKVLQISISILISVMAFFLLFKPSMWEKERRRDVPRPVLFLIFFGIGVYGGFVQAGVGFIFLWALSGVVGHDLLRSNALKVAVILSYTSISVAMFAAKGLLDLKVGLVLACGSMLGGYLGARFAVSKGSCWIRWMVVGAVIVSAFKMMFQALSA
- a CDS encoding asparaginase, producing the protein MPNRGKIALVMAGGEIGMRYSERKNGHTPEVTAEEMLQWLPPEMAEEIHLVDWSHQASSHYSIRMTSDLMDILNKLVIDGIQGIVITCGTDTIEEMAYLADLMWAYPQPVIFTGATYPSDVIGTDSSVNLYQALLSARSQACWGAGVLVCIQDCIFAASEITQESNYRRSGFVALDRGPVGEIIGEDVMLRRAPKRGKIIEGVTPAKGVELIQASLGGGERLLAALTMSSDNLPDGVVLAAFGNGNIFPGWIPSVKALVRSSVPVLLTSRCSAGRVVDRYCFEGSASRLFEMGVLNGGDLSPEKARLKLSVAIGAGLSGTELQEYIFCQR
- a CDS encoding lactate utilization protein encodes the protein MSEKQASAFDDIRTEWKNRLGTTIVKALEGRGYGAAYVSTKEEALKAVLKLIPEGASVGVPGTVTIREIGAFEALEKKGHTVHHHWDPSLTAEGKKQKLKDELSSDVFLTSTNAVTIDGKMVNIDGTGNRLAGMCWTGGKIIYVVGINKVCKDVESAMQRVRDVATPMNAIRLGLDVPCAKLGYHIGCPVPKTVCRALLIMENPTMGRESHVILVGEDLGY
- a CDS encoding sigma factor-like helix-turn-helix DNA-binding protein → MGADKLDRRFYIAGLYDLYGPVLTEKQRRIYEMHDLQDLSLSEISDELGISRQGISDQLQRARDRLEELENILGFFERSAAWDRVYADVLSLIDLEKDRLPSDFISEIRAILSEVD
- the ffh gene encoding signal recognition particle protein, giving the protein MFDALKERLDGVFGKLKGKGKLTEGDVQEALREVRRALLEADVNYKVVKGLVDNIRRRAMERSVLDSITPGQQVVAVVYEELMDLMGSEPKPLTISPKPPTLMMMVGLQGGGKTTSTVKLAKRLSKGHKPLVVACDLRRPAAVDQLRVLAESAGVGFYGPEKGESDVLNVIDGALCYARDRLMDVILFDTAGRLTVDDEMMAELDAMKARIAPHEILLVVDAMTGQEAVSVSEAFHSRMDLSGVVLSKVDGDARGGAALAVLATTGVPIKFAGVGEGIDALEVFDAKRMAERIMGMGDVVGLVEKIEQATSEEDVKRLSSSLKKNKLDFDDLLAQFEQIEKMGPLDKVMEMIPGADKIKELKDGEMDPRRIARMKAIIQSMTPEERRSPAVIKGSRRRRIAQGSGTTVQMVNQLLKQQSQMNDLWKKMGKGKGRKKFQMPKLKGFGGLFN
- the rpsP gene encoding 30S ribosomal protein S16 yields the protein MAVRIRLARHGRKKAPFYRLVVADSRSPRDGRFIEQLGTYNPMTEPSEITIDGDKAVKWLQQGAIPSDTARGLLKKTGVWEKFVESKGKAE
- a CDS encoding KH domain-containing protein, encoding MPDYGALVEYVARALVTKPEMVQVSSQTVEDGTVKVLVEVDSDDIGRMIGRRGATINAIRQVVRAAAVKSSERVDVDVRED
- the rimM gene encoding ribosome maturation factor RimM (Essential for efficient processing of 16S rRNA), with the protein product MKGDDLVEVGKIIAPHGVKGEFKVFPLTDFPDRFESMDELDLYDGNGRFIKTVPISSVRFRPDKGEVMITSPKIRDRDEAEALRGMLVKVSKDQRRDLPEGEYWIDDLIGLSVIDEGSGETIGTLCDVMVTGGSDVYTVKRPDGRDMMIPAVGVYVSSVDIASGVLKVKNIEGLRDL